Genomic DNA from Methanomassiliicoccales archaeon:
TCATCCATGCCAAGGATGACCTCAGGTCGCTCATCAACTTCAACCTCTCCGTGGGAGCTACGGACGATTTCATCGAAAGGGCGAGAAAGGACGAGGACTACGACCTGGTCAATCCTCGCAACATGGCGAAGATAGGGAAGAGGAGCGCCGCCAAGGTCCTCGAGGACGTATGCAGAGGGGCCTGGCTGACGGGCGATCCCGGGGTGGTCTTCCTGGACCAGATCAATCGGGCGAATCCCACACCGGGGATGGGGGAGATCGAATCCACCAATCCATGTGGCGAAGTGCCTCTGCTGCCTTTCGAGGCTTGCAACCTGGGCTCGGTGAACTTGGACCGTATGCTGGTCGAGCGTGGAGGAACCTTCGAGGTGGACTGGGCGAGACTCGGCGCGGTGGTGGACATGGGCGTGCGTTTTCTTGACAACGTCATCGACGTCAGCAGGTATCCCCTGCCCCAGATAGAGAAGATGGCCCGAGGGAACCGCAAGATCGGGCTGGGGGTCATGGGTTTCGCGGACGCCCTGGTGCGCATGGGGGTGCGCTACGGCTCATCCGAGTCTTTGCGGATCGCTCAGGAGCTGATCTCCTACGTCCGTCGTCATGCGGACGAGACCTCCAGACGCATCGGCGAGGAACGAGGGGATTTCCCGAACATCGAGCTGAGCGTGCACACGTCCCCCCGACGCAACGCCACCGTGCTCAGCATCGCTCCCACGGGGACCATAAGCATGATCGCCTCCTGTTCCAGCGGCATCGAACCACTCTACGCCCTCTCCTATGTCAAGCATGTAATGGATGGGGCGCACCTGCGAGAGATCCACCCGTATTTCCTGGAATTGGCGAGGAAGAGGGGCTTTGACGACGAGAGGCTGCAGGACATCTTGGCGGCATCCCGTTCCATCAAAGACCTCAGCTTGGTCCCCCAAGACGTGCGGGACGTCTTCGTGACCGCATATGATGTGACTCCAGAGGAGCACGTGCGCATGCAGGCCGTCTTCCAGGAGAACGTGGACAACGCCGTATCGAAGACCATCAACCTGCCTCCCGATAGCACCTGGGAGGACGTTCGCTCGGTATACTTGCTAGCGCACCATCTCGGCTGCAAAGGCATCACCGTCTTCCGGGAGGGCTCAAGACCAGCTCAGGTGCTGACCGCAGGCACGACCTATGGCTCCTGCCCGGACTGCGGTTCGTCCCTAAGACTGGAAGAGGACGCCCTGGTGTGTCCAGCATGTGGCTATGCGATCGGCCAGCTGGCTATCTTGAAGCTCTGGGAATCAGACCTGATTGCCGGAAAAGCATGTTTATATGCCCGGCGGTAGAATAGAATGTCGCTCCGAGGTGACTCGGGGCGAGTCCGCCCGAAGGGACGGACAACCGGCTTCACCCCCTAATAGTACAAGCTTTCCTCCCAATCCTTTCCCCCCTCATGAATCGATGAGGCGTGAAGTCGGTCTCTTCTTCTTAGTTCCTTTGACGTCGTTGTTCCGTGTCATCTGGTCATTTGCGTATTGAACAATAATATACGTTGTTAGACAGAAATGTTATATACGCCTCCGTTGTTATCCTCGGCCAATGAAGCATGAAGGCTCCGATATCAGAGTGACCCTCGGCATAGAGGACATCCCTAAGAAATGGTACAACATCGTCGCTGATCTGCCTGAGAAGCTACCTCCTCCCCTCAATCCAGGGACAAAGGAACCGATCAAGTTCGAGGAGTTCCGGGCCATCTTCCCGGACGAGATCATTCGGCAAGAGATGTCCGAGGAAAGATACATCGACATCCCGGACGAGATTCGCCAGGCGCTGATAATGCTCAATAGGCCCAGCCCGTTGGTGCGCGCCATTCGCCTGGAGAAAGTGCTCAATACGCCCGCGAAGATATTCTACAAACGCGAGGACCTCAGCCCCACTGGAAGCCACAAACCCAACACCGCGGTGGCGCAGGCCTACTACAACATGAAGGAGGGCATCGAGAACCTCACCACGGAAACGGGCGCCGGGCAATGGGGATCGGCATTGGCCCTGGCGTGCAGCATGTTCGGCCTGAGCTGCACGGTGTTCATGGTGCGCGTCAGCTACGACCAGAAGCCCTACCGCCGCTACGTCATGGAGACCTACGGGGCGAAGGTACATCCGTCGCCCAGCACGGTCACGGACTTTGGCCAGAAGCTCCTCAAGGAGAACCCGAAGAACAGCGGATCCTTGGGGATCGCCATAAGCGAGGCTATCGAGACCTGCGTCAAAGGTCAGAAGA
This window encodes:
- a CDS encoding adenosylcobalamin-dependent ribonucleoside-diphosphate reductase — its product is MAGSAFAELSENAMVVLERRYLLKDTNGRPVERPDELFRRVARCVAAANSLYNDDRSAEQEEEEFYLAMRRLEFLPNSPTLMNAGTDMQQLAACFVLPVEDSIEGIYDAVKWAAIIHQTGGGTGFSFSRLRPAGDLVRSTMGVASGPVSFMRVFDAATEAIKQGGRRRGASMGILRVDHPDIYVFIHAKDDLRSLINFNLSVGATDDFIERARKDEDYDLVNPRNMAKIGKRSAAKVLEDVCRGAWLTGDPGVVFLDQINRANPTPGMGEIESTNPCGEVPLLPFEACNLGSVNLDRMLVERGGTFEVDWARLGAVVDMGVRFLDNVIDVSRYPLPQIEKMARGNRKIGLGVMGFADALVRMGVRYGSSESLRIAQELISYVRRHADETSRRIGEERGDFPNIELSVHTSPRRNATVLSIAPTGTISMIASCSSGIEPLYALSYVKHVMDGAHLREIHPYFLELARKRGFDDERLQDILAASRSIKDLSLVPQDVRDVFVTAYDVTPEEHVRMQAVFQENVDNAVSKTINLPPDSTWEDVRSVYLLAHHLGCKGITVFREGSRPAQVLTAGTTYGSCPDCGSSLRLEEDALVCPACGYAIGQLAILKLWESDLIAGKACLYARR
- a CDS encoding TrpB-like pyridoxal phosphate-dependent enzyme encodes the protein MKHEGSDIRVTLGIEDIPKKWYNIVADLPEKLPPPLNPGTKEPIKFEEFRAIFPDEIIRQEMSEERYIDIPDEIRQALIMLNRPSPLVRAIRLEKVLNTPAKIFYKREDLSPTGSHKPNTAVAQAYYNMKEGIENLTTETGAGQWGSALALACSMFGLSCTVFMVRVSYDQKPYRRYVMETYGAKVHPSPSTVTDFGQKLLKENPKNSGSLGIAISEAIETCVKGQKTKYALGSVANHVMMHQTVIGQEVVKQMEMIDTVPDYMIGCVGGGSNFAGFAFPMMGLKIKGKVHTEFIAAEPVAVPSLTEGEYRYDFGDTAGMTPLFKMYTLGHDFMPSPIHAGGLRYHGMAPTVSAATKQGLVTPMAIDQNDTFSAGLMFARAEGIIPAPESTHAIRAAIDLALKAKKENQKKVIVFNLSGHGLLDMSGYASYLSGQMNGHTH